A window from Streptomyces subrutilus encodes these proteins:
- a CDS encoding alpha/beta hydrolase: MHFTSEQRLDEGVHERRFTLGEIPGILWTPASASGPAPLILIGHPPLGLRTMYPRLAGRARYYASQYGFAAATIELPGSGDRPRWPAAEQARADLRRAMEAGEPVGDEIVAALVLPLVDRAVPEWQSALDALLTLPEIGGPVGYEGGVISIGVRLAVVEPRIAAAGFFAGSLVPAAVFEEARQVTIPLHVLLQWDDERNDRQASLDLFDAFGSQEKTLHANLGGHTGVPQFELETGARFFARHLR; this comes from the coding sequence GTGCACTTCACTTCCGAACAGCGTCTCGACGAAGGCGTCCACGAACGCCGGTTCACGCTCGGTGAGATCCCCGGCATCCTGTGGACCCCCGCGTCCGCATCGGGGCCGGCGCCGCTGATCCTCATCGGCCACCCCCCGCTCGGACTGCGCACGATGTACCCCCGGCTGGCGGGGCGGGCCCGGTACTACGCGTCGCAGTACGGCTTCGCAGCGGCCACCATCGAGCTCCCCGGAAGCGGCGACCGGCCCCGTTGGCCCGCCGCCGAGCAGGCCCGCGCCGACCTGCGCCGCGCGATGGAGGCCGGCGAACCGGTCGGCGACGAGATCGTCGCCGCCCTCGTCCTCCCGCTGGTCGACAGGGCCGTCCCGGAATGGCAGAGCGCCCTGGACGCCCTCCTGACGCTGCCCGAGATCGGCGGCCCGGTCGGGTACGAAGGGGGAGTGATCTCCATCGGCGTCCGCCTCGCGGTGGTCGAGCCCCGCATCGCGGCCGCCGGCTTCTTCGCCGGGAGCCTCGTACCGGCCGCCGTGTTCGAGGAGGCCCGCCAGGTCACCATTCCGCTGCACGTCCTGCTCCAGTGGGACGACGAGCGCAACGACCGGCAGGCGTCCCTGGACCTGTTCGACGCCTTCGGCTCCCAGGAGAAGACCCTGCACGCCAATCTCGGCGGCCACACCGGCGTGCCGCAGTTCGAGCTCGAAACCGGCGCCCGCTTCTTCGCCCGGCACCTGCGCTAG
- a CDS encoding non-ribosomal peptide synthetase/MFS transporter, which yields MTDTQDVPTDWSAAKRALLSQRLRGAAAPARVVDPRPADTAPPLSSGQERLWFMDQLAPGSTAYTLAPARRFRGPFDRAALDAALTDLVVRHESLRMTFRTSEAGTAEVRVAEPAPFAARHLDASADPDPEARATAELGALIAEPFDLQAGPLLRALVVRIAEDDHVLALVMHHIVCDGWSIDLLNRELDLRYAHHAHGAPGELPPLPVQFGDYAAWQRSRLEDGRLAASREHWRVELDGVPALELPSDRPRPPLFTFDGAATEFHWSPELSRRVGEAARAYGASTYMVLMAAFQALLGRHTGQRDFAVGSAVAGRLHRELEGVVGAFVNMLPIRARLTAGLDFGQLISRVRETTLDAYAHQEVPFEQMVSDLAVERDVSRAAVFQTTFAFQNYGDHAAAPTAGRDSEGFGYEATTTHADLALYMREKPDGGLYGLFTYRTDLFDAATVERLAERFELLTAAGVADPALPVDRLPLLGAAERTAVLETWAAGPPLPDTGPATLTRALARTAARTPDAPALVFEDRTLTYGGLERRANAMARRLRALGVGADDRVAVCLEQSVELAVALVAVLKAGGGYLPLDPEQPPSRLARLVADSGAKVLITDTVLRARFGDHPAVDLLTDGDDDATQADGAPLEEVSGADHLAYVIYTSGSTGTPKGVAVQHRQILNYLAGVGERLRIEPGASYGLLQSLSFDFSMTMLYLALTTGGRVHLLPRRIAGVELAAEIERAGIDHLKMTPSHLAALTADAPLEHLLPRRALVLGGEASSRSWAAGIAALGRCAVFNHYGPTEATVGITVHEVTADGLGAPGNTPIGRPLAGGRCYVLDGERNPVPPGVTGELYLGGDRLARGYLGRPDLTAERFLPDPYAGPAGAAAAEPSAADPSGADGYAPGAAGPRMYRTGDLARWRADGTLDYLGRGDDQIKVRGYRVEPGEIEAALTALPGITQAVVLARGEGVKQNLVAYLERPAGGEPPATAELRATLGEVLPDYMVPARYVVLERLPLLAHGKVDRKALPEPADGPAAGAHVDPEAGAEQVIAAMWADLLDLPRVGALDDFFELGGHSLLATQVVARMRRAFPDLAVPVGVMDLFTHPTVRRLAELVATPEADRGPRRLLHLLTPERRTVAASVVCAPYGGGSALIYKPLADAMPADWALHSLAVPGHELGEEAMDIDEVARLCAEEILADVAGPLVLYGHCGVGVRLTVEIARRVEAAGRKIDAVHLGGIFPFARPKGRGAALAERFAELATRLRSDQGMINALAAAGLDVDEVDEEQLRLIVHNRRVGTKGAERYFGELYESEGGAIAAPVIAVCGDRDPATEFYEERFREWHRITGTAAVVVLDEAGHFYLKYRAEELADILTGVHRSIAAGEEARHARTPDATWWLAGLSRNADGTEPEAEPGPGQPGKPEPAGTPVKPERSGRPETARKARRRRPVHPTMGRFLAIATGQQLSMIGSALTEFALPIWIYLQTGSLFQLGLLAAFGLVPGIVVAPLAGAIVDRGDRRRVMLGGDIAAGLTQGALLVLYLSDSLEIWHCYVMISLLSASLAFQRVAWGSAVPQLVPKRFLGRANGVVQMALGLAQFLVPLIAVGILHVIGLGGILVFDVVSYLIATGVTLAVRFPDVMAATRRESVGAEIRAGFQRALGSRHFRAMLFWFAALNIFLSPLFLLVTPLVLSFSSTASAGWVSTAAGLGAVFGGLTLLVWGGPRRMRLRGVLFATLGLAAACVVTGLRPSVAVVAAGAFGMTYGLALLNGIYATVVQTKVPMRFHGRVIAVNTMVAWSTLPIGFALVAPAGPELLQPLMDEGGALASTVGALIGTGDGRGIGLLYLVFGLAMAVLVLISFCIPVLARFDREVPDAESDDLIGLKTLQARAKSETNA from the coding sequence ATGACGGACACCCAAGACGTGCCCACCGACTGGTCCGCTGCCAAGCGCGCCCTGCTCAGCCAGCGGCTGCGCGGCGCCGCGGCGCCCGCCCGGGTGGTGGACCCCCGCCCGGCGGACACCGCGCCGCCGCTCTCCAGCGGCCAGGAACGGCTCTGGTTCATGGACCAGCTCGCTCCCGGCTCCACGGCCTACACCCTGGCACCGGCCCGCCGGTTCCGGGGCCCCTTCGACCGCGCCGCACTGGACGCCGCGCTGACCGACCTGGTGGTCCGGCACGAGAGCCTGCGGATGACCTTCCGCACCAGCGAGGCCGGCACCGCCGAGGTCCGGGTCGCCGAGCCCGCGCCGTTCGCCGCCCGGCACCTGGACGCCAGTGCGGACCCGGACCCGGAGGCACGCGCCACCGCCGAACTGGGTGCGCTGATCGCCGAACCCTTCGACCTCCAGGCCGGACCGCTACTGCGCGCCCTGGTGGTCCGGATCGCCGAGGACGACCACGTCCTGGCCCTGGTGATGCACCACATCGTCTGCGACGGCTGGTCGATCGACCTCCTCAACCGCGAGCTCGACCTCCGCTACGCCCACCACGCCCACGGCGCTCCGGGTGAACTACCTCCCCTGCCCGTGCAGTTCGGTGACTACGCGGCGTGGCAGCGGAGCCGTCTGGAAGACGGCCGGCTCGCCGCCTCGCGCGAGCACTGGCGCGTGGAACTCGACGGCGTACCGGCCCTGGAGCTGCCGTCCGACCGGCCCCGCCCGCCGCTGTTCACCTTCGACGGGGCCGCGACCGAGTTCCACTGGAGCCCGGAGCTCTCCCGCCGGGTCGGCGAGGCGGCGCGGGCCTACGGCGCCTCCACGTACATGGTGCTGATGGCCGCGTTCCAGGCCCTGCTGGGCCGGCACACCGGCCAGCGCGACTTCGCCGTCGGCTCCGCCGTCGCCGGCCGGCTGCACCGCGAACTCGAAGGCGTGGTGGGCGCGTTCGTCAACATGCTGCCGATCCGCGCGCGACTCACCGCAGGTCTCGACTTCGGCCAACTGATCAGCCGGGTCCGCGAGACCACGCTCGACGCGTACGCGCACCAGGAGGTGCCGTTCGAGCAGATGGTCAGCGATCTCGCGGTGGAACGCGACGTCAGCCGCGCCGCCGTCTTCCAGACCACCTTCGCCTTCCAGAACTACGGCGACCACGCCGCCGCCCCCACCGCGGGCCGGGACTCCGAGGGCTTCGGCTACGAGGCGACCACCACCCACGCCGACCTCGCCCTCTACATGCGCGAGAAGCCGGACGGCGGCCTCTACGGCCTGTTCACCTACCGCACCGACCTCTTCGACGCCGCCACCGTCGAGCGCCTCGCCGAGCGGTTCGAGCTGCTGACCGCGGCCGGCGTCGCCGACCCCGCCCTGCCGGTCGACCGGCTCCCGCTGCTCGGCGCGGCCGAGCGGACGGCCGTGCTGGAGACCTGGGCGGCGGGTCCCCCGCTCCCGGACACCGGTCCCGCCACGCTCACCCGGGCACTGGCCCGGACGGCGGCCCGGACGCCCGACGCGCCGGCGCTGGTCTTCGAGGACCGCACGCTGACCTACGGCGGTCTCGAACGGCGCGCCAACGCCATGGCCCGGCGCCTGCGGGCGCTGGGCGTGGGCGCGGACGACCGGGTGGCCGTCTGCCTGGAGCAGTCCGTCGAGCTGGCGGTCGCCCTGGTCGCCGTGCTCAAGGCCGGCGGCGGCTACCTGCCGCTCGATCCCGAGCAGCCCCCGTCCCGGCTCGCCCGCCTGGTCGCCGACTCCGGAGCCAAGGTCCTGATCACCGACACCGTGCTGCGGGCGCGGTTCGGCGACCATCCGGCGGTCGACCTGCTGACCGACGGGGACGACGACGCCACGCAGGCGGACGGGGCCCCGCTGGAGGAGGTCTCCGGCGCCGACCACCTGGCGTACGTGATCTACACCTCGGGCTCCACCGGCACGCCCAAGGGCGTCGCGGTGCAGCACCGCCAGATCCTCAACTACCTGGCGGGCGTGGGCGAGCGGCTGCGGATCGAGCCCGGGGCCTCGTACGGGCTGCTGCAGTCGCTCTCCTTCGACTTCAGCATGACCATGCTCTACCTGGCGCTCACGACCGGCGGCCGGGTCCACCTGCTGCCGCGCCGGATCGCGGGCGTGGAGCTGGCCGCGGAGATCGAGCGGGCCGGTATCGACCACCTGAAGATGACGCCGTCCCACCTGGCCGCGCTGACCGCCGACGCACCCCTCGAACACCTGCTGCCGCGCCGTGCCCTGGTCCTCGGCGGCGAGGCCAGCAGCCGGTCGTGGGCGGCGGGCATCGCCGCACTGGGCCGGTGCGCGGTGTTCAACCACTACGGGCCGACCGAGGCGACGGTGGGCATCACCGTCCACGAGGTCACCGCCGACGGGCTGGGCGCGCCGGGCAACACCCCGATCGGCAGGCCGCTGGCCGGCGGGCGCTGCTACGTGCTGGACGGGGAGCGCAACCCCGTTCCGCCGGGCGTCACCGGCGAGTTGTACCTGGGCGGGGACCGGTTGGCCCGGGGCTACCTCGGGCGGCCGGACCTGACCGCCGAGCGGTTCCTGCCCGATCCGTACGCCGGGCCGGCCGGAGCGGCCGCCGCGGAACCGTCCGCGGCCGACCCGTCCGGCGCCGACGGGTACGCCCCGGGGGCCGCCGGACCGCGGATGTACCGCACCGGTGACCTCGCGCGCTGGCGCGCCGACGGGACCCTGGACTACCTCGGCCGCGGCGACGACCAGATCAAGGTCCGCGGCTACCGGGTCGAGCCCGGCGAGATCGAGGCCGCGCTGACCGCCCTGCCCGGCATCACCCAGGCGGTGGTCCTGGCCCGCGGCGAGGGCGTCAAGCAGAACCTCGTCGCCTACCTCGAACGCCCCGCCGGCGGCGAACCGCCGGCCACCGCCGAGCTGCGCGCCACCCTGGGCGAGGTCCTGCCGGACTACATGGTCCCGGCCCGCTACGTGGTGCTGGAGCGGCTGCCGCTGCTGGCCCACGGCAAGGTCGACCGGAAGGCGCTGCCCGAACCCGCGGACGGCCCGGCCGCCGGCGCCCACGTCGATCCCGAGGCCGGGGCCGAGCAGGTGATCGCCGCCATGTGGGCGGACCTGCTGGACCTCCCCCGGGTCGGCGCACTGGACGACTTCTTCGAACTGGGGGGCCACTCCCTGCTCGCCACCCAGGTGGTCGCCCGGATGCGCCGCGCCTTCCCCGACCTGGCCGTCCCGGTCGGGGTGATGGACCTGTTCACGCACCCGACGGTCCGTCGGCTCGCCGAGCTGGTGGCCACCCCCGAGGCCGACCGCGGCCCGCGCCGGCTGCTGCACCTGCTCACCCCCGAGCGCCGCACGGTGGCCGCCAGTGTGGTCTGCGCCCCGTACGGCGGCGGCAGCGCGCTGATCTACAAGCCGCTCGCCGACGCCATGCCGGCGGACTGGGCCCTGCACTCCCTCGCCGTACCCGGCCACGAGCTGGGCGAGGAGGCCATGGACATCGACGAGGTCGCCCGGCTCTGCGCGGAGGAGATCCTCGCCGACGTGGCCGGACCCCTGGTGCTCTACGGGCACTGCGGGGTCGGCGTCCGGCTGACCGTGGAGATCGCCCGCAGGGTGGAGGCGGCCGGCCGGAAGATCGACGCGGTCCACCTCGGGGGCATCTTCCCGTTCGCCCGCCCGAAGGGCCGCGGCGCGGCGCTGGCCGAGCGCTTCGCCGAGCTGGCCACCCGCCTGCGCAGCGACCAGGGCATGATCAACGCCCTGGCCGCGGCGGGCCTGGACGTGGACGAGGTCGACGAGGAGCAGCTGCGGCTGATCGTGCACAACCGCCGGGTCGGCACCAAGGGCGCCGAGCGCTACTTCGGCGAGCTGTACGAGAGCGAGGGCGGCGCCATCGCGGCGCCGGTGATCGCCGTCTGCGGCGACCGCGATCCGGCGACCGAGTTCTACGAGGAGCGGTTCCGCGAGTGGCACCGGATCACCGGGACCGCCGCCGTGGTGGTCCTGGACGAAGCCGGGCACTTCTACCTCAAGTACCGGGCGGAGGAGCTGGCCGACATCCTCACCGGGGTGCACCGCTCGATCGCCGCCGGTGAGGAGGCGCGCCACGCACGCACCCCCGACGCCACCTGGTGGTTGGCCGGCCTGTCCCGGAACGCGGACGGGACCGAGCCCGAGGCGGAGCCGGGGCCCGGGCAGCCGGGGAAGCCGGAGCCGGCCGGGACGCCGGTGAAGCCCGAGCGGTCCGGGCGGCCGGAGACGGCACGGAAGGCCCGCCGGCGGCGCCCCGTCCACCCGACCATGGGCCGCTTCCTGGCCATCGCCACCGGCCAGCAGCTCTCGATGATCGGCTCGGCGCTCACCGAGTTCGCACTGCCGATCTGGATCTACCTGCAGACCGGCTCGCTGTTCCAGCTCGGCCTGCTCGCGGCCTTCGGCCTGGTCCCCGGCATCGTGGTCGCCCCGCTGGCCGGTGCCATCGTCGACCGCGGCGACCGCCGCCGGGTGATGCTGGGCGGCGACATCGCGGCCGGCCTGACCCAGGGGGCCCTGCTGGTGCTCTACCTCAGCGACTCGCTGGAGATCTGGCACTGCTACGTGATGATCTCCCTGCTCTCCGCCTCCCTCGCCTTCCAGCGCGTCGCCTGGGGCTCGGCGGTGCCGCAGCTGGTGCCCAAGCGCTTCCTCGGCCGCGCCAACGGCGTGGTCCAGATGGCCCTCGGTCTCGCCCAGTTCCTCGTTCCGCTGATCGCGGTCGGCATCCTGCACGTGATCGGCCTCGGCGGCATCCTGGTCTTCGACGTCGTCAGCTACCTGATCGCCACGGGCGTCACCCTCGCGGTGCGCTTCCCCGACGTGATGGCCGCCACCCGCCGCGAGAGCGTCGGCGCCGAGATCCGGGCCGGCTTCCAACGCGCCCTCGGCAGCCGGCACTTCAGGGCCATGCTGTTCTGGTTCGCGGCGCTGAACATCTTCCTCTCCCCGCTCTTCCTGCTCGTCACCCCGCTGGTCCTCTCCTTCTCCTCGACCGCGTCGGCCGGCTGGGTCTCCACCGCGGCCGGCCTGGGCGCCGTCTTCGGCGGCCTCACCCTGCTGGTCTGGGGAGGCCCGCGCCGGATGCGCCTGCGCGGCGTCCTGTTCGCCACCCTCGGCCTCGCCGCCGCCTGCGTCGTCACCGGCCTGCGGCCCTCGGTGGCCGTGGTCGCCGCCGGCGCGTTCGGCATGACCTACGGGCTGGCGCTGCTCAACGGCATCTACGCGACGGTCGTCCAGACCAAGGTGCCGATGCGCTTCCACGGCCGGGTGATCGCGGTGAACACCATGGTCGCCTGGTCGACCCTGCCGATCGGCTTCGCCCTGGTCGCCCCGGCCGGTCCCGAACTGCTCCAGCCCCTGATGGACGAGGGCGGCGCGCTGGCCTCCACGGTCGGCGCGCTGATCGGCACCGGCGACGGGCGCGGCATCGGCCTGCTCTACCTGGTGTTCGGCCTCGCCATGGCCGTACTGGTCCTCATCAGCTTCTGCATTCCCGTCCTGGCCCGCTTCGACCGGGAAGTCCCGGACGCCGAGTCCGACGACCTGATCGGCCTGAAGACCCTGCAGGCCCGCGCGAAAAGCGAGACGAACGCATGA
- a CDS encoding non-ribosomal peptide synthetase translates to MSEVLSLPDRIPASPAQQGVWLTDRLGLAREAFHMPVRISFDRIDTAALAAAVTAVVGRHPALGARLVEREGRVWQEPAARRPELVRLEAPADEADLEKRLEEDAARPFALETGPLSRFTLYRRADGSAELLVTAHHAVFDGNSKDVLIRDLAAAYRSAPLSATTTPAPSATPAPSVAPTAPAVEPDTVRRAAEWYGPRWAAASEPVLPGAPRTPLVAGAGAAVEWRLDGAEAGELAAAAALAGTTVFEFLLTVLHGLLRRYGGEAVPVAVPFSTRTPELASDIGLFVNELPVHAPVADASETFASLAAAVRAELRAGYPYRGVPFGSAVAGLGPRVGLTPVSLGYRRRGPDPDFAGTGARIAWAVYNRTARNTLHLQIVEAPHTPGTPHAGIDFSLQHDPAVIAPDTARRIAGHYSTLLAGAVAAPAARLLDLPLLDAAELRAVTTTPNATDRPYPADRTVLDLVRAQAAATPDAIAVSTTGRHLGYRELLARVDQLAAALRADGVRPGDLVALHLDRTADLPAALLAVLATGAAYLPLDPGYPAERLALVLRDSGAVLVLADREPAPAVAAAAPAVLRLPAPSAQDPAQGPAAAAPLTAPGPDDVAYVLYTSGSTGRPKGVAVGHRALVNLLTSFADRLGSGPRHAWLGLTSLSFDISALELYLPLITGGRLVLAPDGLAVDGPGLLALIGAEGVTHVQATPSGWRVMLTAGTGADALTSVTGLAGGEALPLPLARELRARTARLFNVYGPTETTIWSTCAELPAQPDHVRIGRPIANTRAYVVDEQLSPTPVGIPGELLIGGDGVAHGYLGRPGLTAERFVQSPFGPPGARLYRTGDRAAWTPEGELDFLGRIDDQVKIRGHRIELGEIESALLEHPELAQAAVAVRTEDDGEPFLAGYLVPAAGARPPAPAELRDHLMLTLPAAMVPQRWLTLERLPLTPNGKLDRRALPVPPREAPTPQNHDDAGAGDETTGTVRRIWAEVLNLPDVGPEDDLFDLGGHSLTVIQIAARIRDALGVELDFDVFFDVPTPAGIAAAVRTHL, encoded by the coding sequence ATGTCCGAAGTCCTCTCCCTGCCCGACCGCATCCCGGCCTCGCCGGCCCAGCAGGGTGTCTGGCTGACCGATCGCCTGGGACTGGCCCGCGAGGCGTTCCACATGCCGGTGCGGATCTCGTTCGACCGGATCGACACGGCGGCGCTGGCAGCCGCGGTGACCGCCGTGGTCGGGCGCCATCCGGCGCTCGGCGCCCGACTGGTGGAGCGCGAGGGCCGGGTCTGGCAGGAACCCGCGGCGCGGCGGCCCGAACTGGTGCGGCTCGAAGCGCCCGCGGACGAGGCCGACCTGGAGAAGCGGCTGGAGGAGGACGCCGCTCGTCCGTTCGCCCTGGAGACCGGTCCGCTCAGCCGCTTCACTCTCTACCGGCGCGCCGACGGCAGTGCCGAGCTGCTGGTCACCGCCCACCACGCGGTCTTCGACGGCAACTCCAAGGACGTCCTGATCCGGGACCTGGCGGCCGCGTACCGCTCGGCGCCCCTGTCCGCGACCACCACACCGGCCCCATCGGCAACACCGGCCCCGTCGGTCGCACCGACCGCACCGGCCGTGGAACCGGACACCGTGCGGAGGGCTGCCGAGTGGTACGGGCCGCGATGGGCCGCCGCCAGCGAGCCGGTCCTGCCCGGAGCGCCGCGCACCCCCCTCGTCGCCGGAGCCGGTGCGGCGGTCGAGTGGCGCCTTGACGGCGCCGAGGCGGGCGAGTTGGCCGCCGCGGCCGCCCTCGCCGGCACCACCGTCTTCGAGTTCCTGCTCACGGTTCTGCACGGACTGCTGCGCCGCTACGGCGGCGAGGCGGTGCCGGTGGCCGTCCCGTTCTCCACTCGGACACCCGAACTCGCCTCGGATATAGGGCTGTTCGTCAACGAACTGCCTGTTCACGCGCCGGTGGCCGATGCGTCCGAGACCTTCGCCTCCCTCGCCGCCGCCGTCCGGGCCGAGCTGCGGGCCGGCTACCCGTACCGCGGTGTGCCCTTCGGCAGCGCCGTTGCGGGGCTGGGACCGCGCGTCGGCCTGACCCCGGTCTCGCTCGGCTACCGGCGGCGCGGACCGGACCCGGATTTCGCCGGCACCGGGGCCCGGATCGCCTGGGCCGTGTACAACCGCACCGCCCGCAACACCCTCCACCTCCAGATCGTCGAGGCCCCCCACACCCCCGGCACCCCGCACGCCGGCATCGACTTCAGCCTCCAGCACGACCCGGCCGTGATCGCCCCGGACACCGCCCGCCGGATCGCCGGCCACTACAGCACCCTGCTCGCCGGCGCGGTCGCCGCGCCCGCAGCCCGGTTGCTGGACCTGCCGCTGCTGGACGCCGCCGAACTCCGGGCCGTCACCACCACCCCGAACGCCACCGACCGCCCCTATCCGGCCGACCGGACCGTGCTCGACCTGGTCCGCGCCCAGGCCGCCGCCACCCCCGACGCCATCGCGGTCAGCACGACCGGACGCCACCTGGGCTACCGGGAACTGCTGGCCCGCGTTGACCAGTTGGCCGCTGCGCTGCGCGCCGACGGGGTGCGGCCAGGCGATCTGGTCGCCCTGCACCTGGACCGCACCGCCGACCTGCCCGCCGCGCTGCTCGCCGTCCTCGCCACCGGCGCCGCCTACCTGCCGCTCGACCCCGGCTACCCGGCCGAACGCCTCGCCCTGGTGCTGCGCGACTCCGGTGCCGTTCTGGTGCTCGCCGACCGCGAGCCCGCCCCCGCGGTCGCCGCCGCCGCACCCGCGGTCCTCCGGCTCCCCGCTCCGTCGGCCCAGGACCCGGCCCAAGGCCCGGCCGCGGCCGCCCCCCTGACCGCCCCCGGTCCGGACGACGTGGCGTACGTCCTCTACACCTCCGGCTCCACGGGCCGCCCCAAGGGCGTAGCGGTCGGCCACCGGGCGCTGGTCAACCTGCTCACCTCCTTCGCCGACCGGCTCGGCTCGGGCCCTCGGCACGCCTGGCTGGGCCTGACCTCCCTCTCGTTCGACATCTCCGCGCTGGAGCTCTACCTGCCGCTGATCACCGGCGGTCGCCTGGTGCTGGCCCCGGACGGCCTCGCGGTCGACGGACCCGGCCTGCTCGCACTGATCGGCGCCGAGGGCGTCACCCACGTCCAGGCCACCCCGTCCGGATGGCGGGTGATGCTCACGGCGGGGACCGGCGCGGACGCGCTCACCTCCGTCACCGGCCTGGCCGGCGGCGAGGCGCTGCCCCTGCCGCTCGCCCGCGAACTGCGCGCGCGCACCGCCCGGCTTTTCAACGTGTACGGGCCCACCGAGACCACCATCTGGTCCACCTGCGCCGAGCTTCCCGCCCAGCCCGACCACGTCAGGATCGGGCGCCCGATCGCCAACACCCGGGCCTATGTCGTCGACGAGCAGCTGAGCCCCACCCCGGTCGGCATCCCCGGCGAGCTGCTGATCGGCGGGGACGGTGTCGCCCACGGCTACCTCGGCCGACCCGGGCTCACCGCCGAACGCTTCGTGCAGAGCCCGTTCGGGCCGCCCGGGGCCCGGCTGTACCGCACCGGGGACCGCGCCGCGTGGACGCCCGAGGGCGAACTCGACTTCCTCGGCCGGATCGACGACCAGGTCAAGATCCGCGGCCACCGGATCGAACTCGGCGAGATCGAGTCCGCCCTGCTGGAGCACCCGGAGCTCGCCCAGGCCGCCGTTGCCGTCCGTACCGAGGACGACGGTGAGCCCTTCCTGGCCGGCTACCTGGTCCCGGCCGCCGGCGCCCGCCCGCCCGCCCCCGCCGAACTGCGCGACCACCTGATGCTCACGCTGCCGGCCGCGATGGTGCCGCAGCGCTGGCTCACCCTGGAGCGTCTGCCGCTCACGCCGAACGGCAAGCTGGATCGTCGGGCCCTGCCGGTACCGCCGCGCGAGGCTCCGACACCGCAGAACCACGACGACGCCGGCGCCGGCGACGAGACGACCGGGACGGTCCGCCGGATCTGGGCCGAGGTGCTGAACCTGCCCGATGTCGGCCCCGAGGACGACCTGTTCGACCTCGGCGGGCATTCGCTGACGGTGATCCAGATCGCCGCCCGGATCCGCGACGCGCTCGGCGTGGAACTGGACTTCGACGTCTTCTTCGACGTCCCCACCCCGGCCGGCATCGCCGCCGCCGTCCGCACACACCTGTAG